TTGTACTCCTGGTTCTGAGCCTCCATCTCACAGCGGAGCTCACTCAGCTGGGTCTCCAGGCCGCTGATGAGCCCCTGGATCTGCTGCAGTTGTGTGGCATAGCGGCACTCCACCTCTGCCAGAGAGTTCTCCAGCCCGGCTTTCTGGTAGGGCAACAGATCCATAAACCCATCAGGCTAGAAGGCAACCCACTGAAGATAGAGGGGTAGGAAGGATGAGATGGAGTGCATGGAATGACCACTGTGTGGGATGAGGGTTAAGGCTTTCCCAGACATGGAAGATGGGTACATGTGTCACCCAGGAGGGCCAGAGTGGCCATACCATGCTAAGCTGGGACTGCAGCTCGATCTCCAGGCCCTGCATGGTGCGTCTCAGGTCTGTGATCTCTGTCTTGCTGGTCTGGATCATTTCCGTGTTGGAGGCtacctccttgttcagctcttcAGTCTGCAAGTCACACATGAGGAACGTGAGCCTCACAGCCTCCTTAGAGGCCTGaggtgtggggaggtggggaagagcaGAGCTGAGGGAGTCAGACCCACCTTACTGAAGAACCAAGCCTCTGCATCCCGACGGTTTTTCTCTGCAATGGCCTCATATTGTTCCCTCATCTCAGCCAGCACATGGGTCAGGTCCACCCCAGGTGCTGCATCCATCTCCACGTTGACCTGGCCGGCCAGCTGACTGCTGAACTCCTTCATCTCCTATAAAGGCGGGGCAGCAGGGGCACCATTTAAAGACAAGGCTATAAAACAGACCTGACATCTGGAGTCTTGGGGGCTAACTCTGACTCTGTTGCTAATTTACAATGTAACCTTAGCACATCACACCACCCTATCTCTGTTCCCCATTGGATCACGTGGACCCCTCAGCTCTGAGGAGCTCTATGCTCCGGGTCCTATGAAACAAGGACCTTGAGATAATAAGCCCACAAAGCAAACCAATCCTGCAGTTCACACCTGACCTGGCCTTGGGTCCAGATTACCAGAGAATAGTGTCCCTTCTCATCCACGGGGGCCCTTGGGGTGCATTTCTGAACCACTAAGCCCTCAGCGGACTGTGACAAAAGAAAGACAGCCCTGCCCTTCTGCCTTCCACCCTGTCCTGCGGTCACCTCCTCATGATTCTTCTTCAGGTAAGCCAGCTCCTCATTCAAGTGCTCAATCTGCATCTCCAGGTCGGTCCTAGCCAGGGTCAGCTCATCCAGCACCCGGCGCAGCCCGTTGATGTCAGCCTCCACACTCTGGCGTAGGGCCAGTTCATTCTCATACCTGAGGAGTGGAAAGGAGCCCAAGTCAGGGAAGGTGAGGGACCCAGGTTTCTGagtcagagaggaggaaggctgGGTAGCAGGGTTGCTGTAGACAGCTGGTAAGCAGTGGAAACTCACTTGAGCCTGAAGTCATCCGCTGCCAGCCTGGCGTTGTCAATCTCCAGGATGACACGTGAGTTGTCGATGGTGGCAGCCAGTATCTGCAGGAGACAGAGAGTTGTACTTAAGGGCTGCTGTTTTTATGTTGTATGCCCAAGTTCTCCTTTGCCAACCACTCCCCCAACTTCACTCCCTGTGTACTTTTGTTGTGCTAACCCATGCTACCTTCCTATGACACCTTCAAGGCATAGAAAACTACGGGGGCAGCATTGCCTGGGATTGCCTGTGGGACACAGCTAGCCAAGGCTGTACTGCAATGGATGCAGTTGGCTCTAGCAGGTAAGAGCTCTCCAGAGACACACTCAACCAGCCTACTTGGGCTCAGCTCACAGTGCCAGCCTCCTGCAGGCCTTGACAGGGCCCTTTGTTTCCGAAACATTGCAGCCATTGGGAACTTGGACAGCAGCTAAGGAAAGTGTTTACAGCTAAGGAAAACAGATCTAGTTAGTAAAAGGGAAAGTGAGGGGGTGGCAGAGCCTATATTGAGTTCCCTGGTCTCCTAAGATCCAACAACGATTTCAGCGATAAAGACATCCTTAAGGGCTGAAGCAAACGGTCCTGGCATTTAGGACTCAGGAGGCTGCACCTGAACAGCACGCAGGTCAAAAAGTTAAGGCAATCATTACAAAAATCCCTGCAGGTCTGGTAGGGCAGGGAAAGGAGTCGCTCTCTTTCATTGCCCCCCATCTGCAGCCCCACGTATCCAAATCAGATTCCCAAGAccactccctcccccagcactgcCAAGTGGAACAGATGTGGTCCCACATGGGCCTGGAAAGCAAGTATCTCCCAGCCTTGCTGAGGTTACACAGAAGTAAAGGACTGTGTAAAGGTTAGTCAGCAGTAATGCTGATGTTACAGATGTGTACGGGGCACCAGCCACCTGTTTCCCTCTGTCTGACATGTAAGGACTTACTTTGTCCCGGATCTCTTCCATGGTCTTAAAGTAATGGCTGTAGTCTCGCTCTGGACTGGCTGGGCTCTGCTTCTGGTACCAGTCTCGGATCTTCACCTCCAGCTCCGTGTTAGCCTGCTCCAGGGCACGAACTTTGTCCAGGTAGGATGCCAGGCGGTCATTGAGGTTCTGCATGGTGATCTTCTCATTGCCAGAGAGGAGACCTCCATCGCCACCACCAAAGTCACCAAAGCCACCGCCAAAACCCCCACTGAAGCCTCCACCaaaaccaccaccagcaccaccgcCAAAACCACAACTCATACCACCGCCAtatccccctcctgcccccgagGAGACAAACCTagcagaagaagcagagataCTTCGGCTCCCGCCTCCCCCGTAGAGACTCCCTCCACCAAAGCTGCCTCCACCAGCACGGAGGGAACCCCCTCGGGTAGAGCCACCTCCAAAGGTGGAAGAAGTTTGCAAGAATGTGGTGGCCATGGTCAGGCAGCCTGTGCCTTCTTGTCCTTTTCAAGCAGGAGAGACTCCAGCAGGAGCTTCGGAGCTGGGCTGAAACCAGACTACAGAGCTGTCGTCCCTAGCCTGGGACTCTTTATATACccttgggaggaggtgggggccTCGCCTCCTCCCCCTGAGTGGAGCCAactcctctgccttccagacaAACACAGCTGCCTGTACACCTCCACAGGGCTCACTTGtggggagttttttttttccttaatgcaACAAAAGAGATGATTCAGGGTTAATGGGGTTTTGCTCTAGGCCATAGTTTTAACACTTGGATTACGGGTTCATTTCTCACTCCAGGAAGAAGCAAACCCTCGCCATAGCACATCTCCTGAGGGTTCTCTCGTGTTCCATCCCATTAGAGCAGCCAGGCcagctctgcccccccccccccccccccactactaGCATGTGAGCCTCACCCCGAGGTAGATAGCTCCCTGCTCTGCCCCTCCCATTACTGCCCTGTGCTCCCTACTCAAAGGCCCTGTGCATGCATGAGCCTCCGAGACATGGAAGCCCCCTGGGAATGAACACAGGTGACCACAGGGCAGGCTAAGGATAGGGTCTTGAGTCAAGTTCCATCTGAGGTAACCAGAAAAGCCAGTACCTGTCCCCCTTTCCCATCCCTGATGCCTGGGAATGCTCTCTCCTCTCACCAACCCCTCCACCACTCCAGAAGTCCCTCCTGCCTCTTCAgccctgcaccccccccccacagcccCCCAGCTCATGGTCCTGGCTGGCTAGGTCACAAAAGCCCAGAAGGCTCAGGCTGACAGGAGTCTGATTGATAGATAACCCTGTCACCTGCCAACTGCACATGTCACTGAACCTTTGCTTGCTCCTAAGACGCGTTGGGGCAAACCTCTGCAGATAAGACTCAGGCAAGTTCCAGAAAGCCCCCGCCTTCTCCAGCAAGAGACATGTCCCTGCTTAGCAGGCCCAGATTAACCCCCATTTGCCTTGTCAACTGCTGCCAGCTGGGGAGGGGCTGAGTTAGAGGCTCTGCGTGCCTAAGTACTTTGAGGAAGAAGCGGGGGGGGAGGGCTGGCAAGCAGGTGGAAAGCATCGGAGCTCAGCACCCAAGGGATCAGTCACATGGAATACTGAGGCCAAAAAGGGCAGCCGCACATTCAGGAGGGTCCTCTGCCACCGCCAGCTCAATAGCCGGATTTCTCTGAGCTGATGGCACGTGGGCAATGCCACCCACACTGGAGAGAGCCCAGAGGAGGCTCCTAAAGGGGCTGCAATATGGGAAAGTGAATAGGTCTCTGGCATGCCTTGGGCCTGTGTTTAAACCCCATTTCTATCAATGACTCCTGTGAAACCCCGCATATATCACTTTCTAAGGCTTTTTTGTGGTATAAGACATTCACTTTTTAGGACATGCTGAGACTCAAGATTTCGATCCTGACTCCCCCTGACTCCCCATCATCCATCTGAGGTGAATGGTGGCTGCAGGTCTAGCATCGGAACCCCCTGAGAGCCCGCCAGGAAAAACCATGTTCTTGAACTGGGAGCAATCTCAGGCTCGGCAGCTCCAGCTAGCCATCGGATGACCGACCCTTCTTTCGGCTGTAACAGGATAATGCCCCATACTTTTATGATTGACCAAGTACCTTTGTGTCCACAATCCCCTCTAATCCCATGACATGGAGCACAGCCGTAGCCCAAGGTTCAGAAGGAACGAGATTAAGACTCGAAGGGGTGATGCTGTGAACACAGGATGGCCCACCTGAAAGGGGATTACCAGGACTGTGTCAGCCCTTGGACCCTgccaaccccacccacccacccacccacccaagcaAGACATAGAAAGCTTTCCTGTTATCTGAACCGGGTTAAAAGGAGAATGACAGGCCTCAGGGGGAGGGCTCCTCACCAACTTCACCGCAAGCCAGGCATCCTGGGGCTGGCTCCAGACAGTGTAGTATTGTCTTATGGGTGGGAGGATATTGTCTTTTCCttccaaagaaaaataatcaaacccAGATCAGTCAGAGCTCATTAAAACCTCTGCAGACATGGCGGCCCcagcaattaacacagagaacaATTAATCTTCCATCACCCCAGGGTGAGGGAGAACTGGACACCAGCCAGCTCCCTTCTGCACGGTAACTCTCCACTAGCAGCTCTTGGGGAGACTTTCCTTCCACTCACTGATCCAGGCCAAGAGTGACACCTGCCTTCTTCTCTGTCCTAATTCAAAAGAAAGTTTCTaatctcagggctggggagatggttcagtcaataGAGTAGACCCtgcacagcatgaggacctgagtctgcaTCCCCAGTACCCCCAGGCACAGTGCTAGAGGCTTATAGCCCCAGcacagggtgagggtggggtaaGGAGAAGTAGAACCCTggactcactggtcagccaggctGTTCTagcccaatcagtgagctcctggCTCAGAGAACAACCCTCTCTCAGAAACCAAGATGGAAAGAGACTGGAGAAGAATGCTGACCTTCACATGTTTACAtacaagaaaggaagggagggagggagggaggaagggagggagggagggagggagggaggaaggaaggaaggaaggaaggaaggaaggaaggaaggaaggaaggaaggatggaaggaagaaaggaaggatgaaaggCCCTGATCTCAGCCCAAACAGCTACTGTGAGCACATATCTGGGTGAGGTTTGGAACATCTTCATCAGCAGCTTGGATAAATATGTGCCTGTTTCTGGCCTTTGCCCACAGTAGCCACACAGGTGTCTCTGGAACAGGCCCTCTCTCCTTGAGATGAGGCCATGCTGCCCACTGGGGTCTATCTCAGGTATGACTTGGCCTCTCTGAGCCGGGATCATGGTTCAAAATGGGTTGAGGGACCCAGCCTCAGCACCACAGTGAACACTCAGATGCACATGAGGAAGGAAGCTGCCTAAGCATTAACTCCCATCCACAGCTCCCCTGGCCCCTAGATCTCAATGTTCCACAACCTCTGATCTCAGGGTCCCACCTTTCCATTTTTCCCAGGTATATGGCTCTGGGTAATGATTTGGCCTCTTTCTGAGCTTTAATCTatgtcaggaaaatgaaaataactctATACATAGACATAACCGATGAGCAAGGTGGCTGATGGGAAATGTGTCATAAACTGGAGTGGCCATGATGAGAGCCGTGGTGGAAAGACCCAGCTCTATGGTCAACCCCAGATCTCCCCATAGACAGATCTGAGGCTCAAACAGCAAAGCCTTTCCACcccgcacacacacaaagaaaggctTCATCCCACACCCCAACCTGCATCCTCCTGTGCTGATGACCCAGTCACCTGCCACACCTGTGTGggcccacaccccaccccacagtcACATTCCAGGGGCCcctggggcagagggagggttTCTGCTGTGACAAGAGGCTTTCCTAGGCAGGGACAAGGCAATCTGAGGCTGGGGTGCGGCCTGGCCTCTGCCACCAACTCCAAAACCTTCTGCGAATTTAAGTGATGGAAGGAGATTGAGGGTGTTgtaaggcagaggaggaggccaCGGAGGTGCTCAGAAAAGGGGAGAGCTCTGGGACCACACTCTTATAATCAGCCTTATGATTTGGAACAAGCTAAGTAAAGGTACGGAGACCCACAGGGCAAAGGAAATAGCACCTTCTTCCGGGTTAGCAGGAATCACAGCACAGGACAATCAACACTCAACGTGCTTCCTTAGAAGGCCTCAGCTAGGGTACTGAGTAAGACAAGGGTCCTTTACTGGTCCCCTCCCCCAAAAGCCCCTGCCAGCTGTGGTGAGAGCCCGCAGGCACGGCCTAGTTTTATAAGTCCCTTGTTTACCTTGAAATTGGCCTGCAGCTCTTGGCAGCTGAATTGTAAACCACAGGGTCACCATACCTACCCAGGGGCAGAGCTGAACCAGGAAGCTGCAATTTTGTTCctttgtgagttcagggcaggctccaaacAAGCCAGGTTGGGGGCCATGTGGGAGATCTAGGTCCCCGCTGAGACTCATTCCAGGCTCTGGGCCCAGGTAGGAGCTGGTGGGTGTTAAGGGGCCTATGCAGGGCTGCTGCATAATAAATGTGTTGGTACCTGCACACCGGCATACATCAGCAAGGACACCCTCTCCAGCCTTGCTTTAAACAGAAAATCTAAACCCCAAAGCCCCAGTATGTGTTCAGTAACATGTCAGGACAAAACATCTCAGGAGATCCCTGTCCTGAGCCGTCAGTCACGAGGAACAAGGAGAAAAGGTGTCAGATCTAAGAGACCACCTGGGTCACAGTGGCTTTGATGCTGTGTATAGCTGATTGCATTGTATAGCTGTGTGTGGCTTCTCTGAACTCATTCCCTGACGTCTAGCATGCAGCTCATCCTACCTCTGGGGCTGTTTCTGTTAATGGTACATGGTAGGTGTTCAGtctgcattcatacacacacatctcaacCCAAGGGAGTACATTGGAAAGAAAAGTTTCTCTGCGCCTGTTTCAAAGCCCACTTTTGAGGGTGGAGCCATGGCTCTGGCAGTAGAGTTTTACTgcacatgaagacctgagttccgaTGCCCAGCGCCCTCATGAAAAGCTGGTGCGGGGCCACAAGATGATTTTGTGGgtaaaggcaagtgccactgagcctgacaacctgagttaggTCCCTAGAACCCgtgtgggtgggaggagagaccGGACTCCTAAAAGGTGTCTTCTCACCTTCACACTCACACAGTGGCGTGCTTGTGCATACACACCTATGCACactaagtgaataaataaacataaaaaagaagaaagtcaggCGTAGCAttgcacacctgcaatctcaaCAACACGAGGGGGTGATGACAGAAGACACCTAATGTTAACCTCTGgcctggcctctacacacacacacacacacacacacacacacacacacacacacacacacacacacacacacacacacacacacacacacacacccctcactctTGCCATGTATATTACAGCAGTCACATATGCAACTAACCACTGGACCTCTCTGCGCCCCACTTTACCTCCGTTCTTAAATGGAGACAAGATTGTTGTAAAGAACAAGGTAGATAAACGACCTGTACAAATGTACAAACAGGAATCGCCATCACCGTAGCATTGTGCTCTTGTCCTGGGACAGGGTAGATACGGTTCAAGTAAAACAAGGGGCTATGACATGACCATCCATCCCTCCATGAGCTGAGAAGAGCAAAGCATCCTTCTTCCCCTGGAGAATTTTATTGAAAAGTCAAGGGATGAGCTGGAGTAAATGTATCACCCCAGTCACGCCCctccccaggggagtctcagGGTCCGCTCAGATGGCCTTGGGGGTAGGTAGGTTGTTGTAGTGGGCTTCCTGTCCCTCCAGCAGGCTGCGGTAAGTGGCGATCTCCTGCTCCAGCCTCGACTTGATGTCCATGAGCAGCTGATACTCCTGGTTCTGGCGCTCAGTGTCAGCACGCATGTCGCTCAGCTGGGCTTCGATGCTGCTGATCATACCCTGGATCTGTGACAGCTGGGCTCCATAGCGGGCCTCTGTCTCTGCCAGCGTGCCTTCCAGGGCGGCTTTCTGATAGGGGATAGGGACAcgactcagcagaggcaggttccCGAACACAGGCACAACCAGTCGAGCTACCCCAGGGTGAAAGGGCACAAGTGTGCAGCCCTTGGGGTGGAGACACATACCATGCTGAGCTGGGACTGCAGCTCAATCTCAAGACCCTGGAGGGTACGTCGAAGGTCGGTGACTTCCGTCTTGCTCATCTGGAGCTGTTCAGTGTGGCCAGCCAcctctctgttcagctcctcGGTCTGTAACAAGACAAGTCAAGGAGAAAATAAGCAATAAGGCACATCTTTGTGTGCGGGATCCAGGGTCTCTCTCCTCGACACCCCCACAGGATATCATCATCCTCTGCATACCCGAGTGGTGAACCAGGCTTCAGCATCCTTCCGGTTCTTCTCAGCCATGACCTCATATTGACTTCTCATGTCACTCAGGATCTTGGCTAGGTCGATGCCTGGAGCAGAATCCACCTCCACACTGACCTGGCCACCCACCTGGCTCCTCAGGGCACTAATTTCCTGCAAAGACACCACAGAAGTGGGCATGTCAAGACCTAAACATGCTGGATCTGGACCAGGTCACTCCCCTAGGCCCTGAGCCAAAGAGGGCTTGTTTGGAGGTGCAGATCTAGGAGCCAGCACTGGAGGGCAGATGTGGTGGTCACCATGCCCTGTTGGGACTGTGAAAGGTATGGTCACAAGCTGGAgccacactgatgatgtaagacatgAGGTTGTGGTCAGTGAGTCCAAAATAATAATGTCTCTCAGTTCTGGGACACGGTAGACAGAAGGCCCAGCTTGACCTACCTCCTCATGATTCTTCTTCAGGTAGGCAAGCTCTTCCTTCAGGCTCTCAATTTGCATCTCCAGGTCAGTCCTGCCCAGGGTCAGGTCATCCAACACCCGGCGCAGGCCATTGATGTCAGCTTCCACACTCTGACGCAAGGCCTGCTCTGTCTCAAACCTTTCCAAAGAAATAGTTATAGTCAGGCTAGTGCTGGCTCTGTGTCTCTGCCAACTTCCCTGGGGTTTAGGAGTCTGTGGGGCTTTGCTTCCATACAGCTCAAGGTAACGGCAGAGTCTAGGCCTCTACTGCATTAATCACTCTAACAGCCGGGGGTTGCTTCTAACCTACTACCCTGGCTTCTGAAGCCCCCAAAGCAGGGTACTTACTTGGTTCGGAAGTCATCTGCAGCCAGGCGGGCATTGTCAATCTGTAGGACAATCCTGGCATTTTCAATGGTGGCACCAAGAATCTGGAAGGGAAACAGCCAGCAGCTGGCACCAGTTTGGCAAACCAGTATGACCTATCCACTTTCTTcctggataaatgaatgaataatccCCACTCCCTAGATACTGCCCACCAGTCTCTTCTCTGGGAGGCTTTGGCATGGGTCCACTGCCCCCAGAGGACACACTGTACAAAGAGGTTGGGTGAAGGGAGTCAGGCAAAGAGGCACATCCAGAAAGACATGTCTAAGATCTGTGGAGGTAAAACTAAGTGGTCTGAAAGGGGCCTATAAACCTGAAGCAGAGAAGTATTAAAAATCACTTATCCTGCCAGgctatggtggctcatgcctttaatcccagcactcaggaggcagaggcaagcggatctctgtgagttcgaggccagcctgatctacagagcaagatccaggacagccaaggctacacagagaaaccctgtcttgacaaacggaggaggaggaggaggaggaggaggaggaggaggaggaggaggaagaattgtTTCCCCTGTCTATATCTCACACTCAAAGCACATTCTGCCttccagggggtggggtggggatatcATCACTGATGATCTACAATGTGCCAGGCACCTTGGGCACCTTACCCTTCACAGTCACTCAATCTCACTCCCATGTCAGTACCACCCCTGCACAGAGTTACATATCCTGAGTTTACTCTCCAATCCCAGGAGTCCATTCAAATCATCCAGCTCACCACTGATCTAAATACCTGGGCTCAGTGTTTTCAAAAACTAGGACAGGACCACTCAGCGGCCTGTCCCTGGGTAGTCGTTTgcatagttttgttgttgtttcatggttt
Above is a window of Onychomys torridus chromosome 8, mOncTor1.1, whole genome shotgun sequence DNA encoding:
- the Krt19 gene encoding keratin, type I cytoskeletal 19, giving the protein MTSYSYRQSSAISSFGGLGGGSVRFGSGGAFRAPSIHGGSGGRGVSVSSARIVSSSSGSYGGGYGGSFGGTLAVSDGLLAGNEKLTMQNLNDRLASYLDKVRALEQANGELEVKIRNWYQKQGPGPSRDYSHYYKTIEDLRDKILGATIENARIVLQIDNARLAADDFRTKFETEQALRQSVEADINGLRRVLDDLTLGRTDLEMQIESLKEELAYLKKNHEEEISALRSQVGGQVSVEVDSAPGIDLAKILSDMRSQYEVMAEKNRKDAEAWFTTRTEELNREVAGHTEQLQMSKTEVTDLRRTLQGLEIELQSQLSMKAALEGTLAETEARYGAQLSQIQGMISSIEAQLSDMRADTERQNQEYQLLMDIKSRLEQEIATYRSLLEGQEAHYNNLPTPKAI
- the Krt15 gene encoding keratin, type I cytoskeletal 15 isoform X2, with the translated sequence MATTFLQTSSTFGGGSTRGGSLRAGGGSFGGGSLYGGGGSRSISASSARFVSSGAGGGYGGGMSCGFGGGAGGGFGGGFSGGFGGGFGDFGGGDGGLLSGNEKITMQNLNDRLASYLDKVRALEQANTELEVKIRDWYQKQSPASPERDYSHYFKTMEEIRDKILAATIDNSRVILEIDNARLAADDFRLKYENELALRQSVEADINGLRRVLDELTLARTDLEMQIEHLNEELAYLKKNHEEEMKEFSSQLAGQVNVEMDAAPGVDLTHVLAEMREQYEAIAEKNRRDAEAWFFSKTEELNKEVASNTEMIQTSKTEITDLRRTMQGLEIELQSQLSMKAGLENSLAEVECRYATQLQQIQGLISGLETQLSELRCEMEAQNQEYNMLLDIKTRLEQEIATYRNLLEGQDAKMAGIGAREGKRGGGGGSGSSNFHISVEESVNGKVVSSRKREI
- the Krt15 gene encoding keratin, type I cytoskeletal 15 isoform X1, encoding MATTFLQTSSTFGGGSTRGGSLRAGGGSFGGGSLYGGGGSRSISASSARFVSSGAGGGYGGGMSCGFGGGAGGGFGGGFSGGFGGGFGDFGGGDGGLLSGNEKITMQNLNDRLASYLDKVRALEQANTELEVKIRDWYQKQSPASPERDYSHYFKTMEEIRDKILAATIDNSRVILEIDNARLAADDFRLKYENELALRQSVEADINGLRRVLDELTLARTDLEMQIEHLNEELAYLKKNHEEEMKEFSSQLAGQVNVEMDAAPGVDLTHVLAEMREQYEAIAEKNRRDAEAWFFSKTEELNKEVASNTEMIQTSKTEITDLRRTMQGLEIELQSQLSMKAGLENSLAEVECRYATQLQQIQGLISGLETQLSELRCEMEAQNQEYNMLLDIKTRLEQEIATYRNLLEGQDAKMAGIGAREASLGGGGSGGGGSGSSNFHISVEESVNGKVVSSRKREI